AGTTCACCTGGGCCCAGAGCTTTCCGTTCTGGTAGACCTCCATCCGGCAATGCACGGGGCTCGCTGATACGATCCGCCCCCACCACTCCTGCTTGTGATCGTCGGTAGAGTAGTAACGGACCCGGCCGGGGCATCCCGTCGCGAGTTCCCGCACGTTGGGATCGTCATGGTGGGCGACGAGGGTTCCGTCTTGCGGAACCAGCGACACGAACTTCCGGAAGGCCGCCTTGATGGCATCAATGTCCCTGAAGATGTCGGCGTGATCGAACTCGCACGAGGTAATCACCGCCGTCCGGGGCTGATAGTGCAGGAACTTGGACTCCTTGTCGAAGAACGCCGTGTCGTATTCGTCCCCCTCCACCACGAACCACGGTCCCTTTCCGGTCCGGTAGCTGGCGTTGAAATTCCTCAATACGCCACCCACGAGGAACGCCGGATCCAGACCGGCCGAAACCGTCAGCCAGGCGGCAAGCCCGCTTGTCGTCGTCTTGCCATGTGTCCCGGCAATCACGATCGAGTGGCGGCCCGTGATGAAGAACCGCCCCAGCGCCTGCGGCATCGAGCAGTATTCGATACCCGACTGGAGCAGGGCCTCGACTTCCGGGTTGGTTCGGGGAACAGCATTGCCAACGACCACCAGTTCGGGGCTCCACGACAGGTTCTCCGCCCGGTAACCCTGGAACACCGGTATCTGCTGCGCTTCGAGCTGGATGCTCATGGGCGGGTACAGATTCTGGT
This portion of the Deltaproteobacteria bacterium genome encodes:
- the mpl gene encoding UDP-N-acetylmuramate:L-alanyl-gamma-D-glutamyl-meso-diaminopimelate ligase, encoding MGSLAGMLKATGHDVRGSDQNLYPPMSIQLEAQQIPVFQGYRAENLSWSPELVVVGNAVPRTNPEVEALLQSGIEYCSMPQALGRFFITGRHSIVIAGTHGKTTTSGLAAWLTVSAGLDPAFLVGGVLRNFNASYRTGKGPWFVVEGDEYDTAFFDKESKFLHYQPRTAVITSCEFDHADIFRDIDAIKAAFRKFVSLVPQDGTLVAHHDDPNVRELATGCPGRVRYYSTDDHKQEWWGRIVSASPVHCRMEVYQNGKLWAQVNSPLFGTHNLKNILSIAAVADSIGVTSRQFREALESFESVRRRQEVIADIGGIVVIDDFAHHPTAVRETILCIRMRYPLKRVWAVFEPRTNTSRRKVFQKDYVEALRLANQIIVAPVDNPGKVDESERFSVEQLVADLAARGASARTFPSVDAIVAAVASEAKEGDVVLIMSNGGFGGIYAKLPAALESRR